The nucleotide window ATGGCGCTTATCCTCGGCAATACTCTGCTCTCCACCATCCCCGGCATATCCGGTGCCGGGCCGACCCCCGAAAAGACCCTGCTCACACCGAACCTGGACGCGGAACTCGTCACGACCGGCGCGATCACGAGCGTCTCGGCCAGGCCGAACACTCCTACCGGGTGCCCGACGCCGGCGAGCATCACCCGGTCAATGGTGGAGCTGACGGGCCTTGCTCCAATCTTCATCAATGCAGGGCTTGTCCATCCTCCAACCGTCCCCTGCCTGGACGTTTACGGGAGCCCGGGCGGCGACCCCCGGAAAGAGGATGCTGTGCCGCAGGCAGCGCAACTCTATGAGCGGGGTGAGATGATCGGGAGGCTCCTTTCGCAGTACAGCGACTTTTTGATGCTTGGCGAGTGTGTCCCCGGCGGCACCACCACTGCTCTCTGCGTCCTGCGGGCGCTCGGCTACAATGCCTCGGTCAGCAGCGCCTTTGCCGAGAACCCTCTCGGCCTGAAGGATTCTATCTGCAGGGAGGCGCTTGCCCGCATCGAGGCCGCCGGGGTCCACGAGCCGCTGGATATTCTCCGTGCTACGGGCGACCCCATGATGCCGGTGGCGGCGGGAATCGCAAGCACGTACACCGGAGAGATCTTCTTTGCCGGCGGGACCCAGATGCTTGCCGTCGCGGCTATCTTAAAAGGGCTCCATAAAAGGGTGCCGCGCCTTGCAACAACGGTCTATGTCAGGGACGACCCCTCCGCGGGATTTGTTCGTTCGGTCGCCGATGTCGGCGCTACCGCGTACTTCGTCGACCCGAACTTCGGCGATATTGGACATCCCGGGCTCGCTCGCTACTGCATCGGCGAGGTCAAAGAAGGTACGGGTGCTGGAGGTGCCCTGATGCTCGCCTATCTTATGGGTCACAAACCCGAGGAGATCACTCAAAAAGTCTATGATTTTGTCAGGCAGTATGCCTGAGGAAGGACTATACCTTTTTAAATCCACCTATATACAATGCTTCCACTCTATGTGGTTAATAATTACGGACAGTTCAACCACCTGATCCTCCGAACGCTTCGTGACATGGGTATTGAGACCA belongs to Methanoculleus thermophilus and includes:
- the cobT gene encoding nicotinate mononucleotide-dependent phosphoribosyltransferase CobT, translating into MSRPFLSNDPQFRPKRPMMALILGNTLLSTIPGISGAGPTPEKTLLTPNLDAELVTTGAITSVSARPNTPTGCPTPASITRSMVELTGLAPIFINAGLVHPPTVPCLDVYGSPGGDPRKEDAVPQAAQLYERGEMIGRLLSQYSDFLMLGECVPGGTTTALCVLRALGYNASVSSAFAENPLGLKDSICREALARIEAAGVHEPLDILRATGDPMMPVAAGIASTYTGEIFFAGGTQMLAVAAILKGLHKRVPRLATTVYVRDDPSAGFVRSVADVGATAYFVDPNFGDIGHPGLARYCIGEVKEGTGAGGALMLAYLMGHKPEEITQKVYDFVRQYA